The window CTATGACCATCTGGGCTCCTTCCGCTTTTGCCAGAAGGCATGACATGATGTTGTCCTCGGCATCCTTGCCAGCCGCGATAAAGCAGTCGGCCCCTCTTACGTTGATCTCATCGAGAATCGTGGCATTCGTGCTGTCCCCGTGAAAAACATCTATCCCCTGAAGCACGGAGGCTGCGTATTGGCCGTGTTCGGCATCGGGATCGACCAGAAATACCTGCTTGGCGAAGGGTCTCAGGGCTTCTGCAAGATGTATGGCGGTTATGGAGTTACCGGAGACGACTATTTTATTCATCATGGAAGACTTGCTGTTGATCATCTCGCGGAAGACCGGAAAGGATTCACGGGGCATTATCGCCGCGATCTTGTCGCCGGGCTGAAGTATCTTGTCTCCCGTCGGCGGTATATCCTTATCTCCCCGCGCTATCGCCACAACAAGCATCGGGGAATCGCCCGCCATCACTTTTATCTCTTTAAGGGTCTTATTGGCAATAGGCATATCCTCCTTTACCATATAACCGCGGAGATATATTTTATTGGACTGGAAGTTTGCCGTCTCAAGCACGTTTGGAAGTTCAACATACTGGAGTATGCGGTCCACAACACCCCGTTCAGGTTCGATAACACTGGTCACCCCGACCCTCTCAAGGCTTATATTAGGCACGTTCGCTGTATATATAGACGCCTTGATACGTGCGATGCGTTTAGCGACACCGTTCTGCATGGCGAAATTACAAGCCAGAAGGTTGGTCTCATCGTTGGAAGTGACAGCAATGAGCATATGGGCGTTCTCGATCTTTGCCTCGGCAAGAACACTAGGGTCGCTACCCAGACCGGGCACGACGAACACGTCTAGTTTGCTGTTCACCTGGTCGCAAAGATCCCTGTCCTGGTCTACCACGGTGATCTGGTGTCCGATGGCGGAAAAATATTCCGCCAGGTTGAATCCCACGTTACCTGCGCCTACGATAATAATATTCATAATAGGTCCAATTTTATCATGTACTGTGCGTTGATTCAATAAATTGAGCTATACTAGTAAAAAAAGGAGCCCTAAACACCGGATGATCGCGGATCACCGCCGAGGTGTTCGCTTTTTTCGTTTCGCCCGGCTGACCCCTGTCCTTCTGGTATGATCACAAGCTTTGCTTTTTTCATGAAGACCGCTGCGGCCAGGACAACGGGAAAGCAGAGTGTACCCAGCACCCACCAGGCTATGAAACTCCTGCCTTTCAGCTTTGCTATACCGGCCGGCAGAAGAGCTATCCCCAGGGCGAACAGGACCAGTCTCAGAACTAGACCCTGGCCTCTAGTGAACGGGATGTCCATTCCGGTCTTTTTGGGAGCAGCGGGTCTATCCAGCCCCATCTGCTGCCTCGCTTCGCTTCTTGCCCTAGCTCTTATTTCATCAAGATTCTGCGCATGAGAACCGGATGGAACCATCATATAACAAAAGATAAGAACTGCAAGAACAATAAATGCGGTTTTTTTCATATATGCCCCCATGAGTTATCGACCGATAAATTATTATTTATCTAGAGCTTGAACCCTGCGCCCAAATAAACAGACTTTTCAGACGCCCTTGAAAAGAGTCTCAGAAAAGCCTCACCGTCGCCGCCTATCAGCTCGCGTGAGAGTTCCACCCTAACCCCCATGTCCTGCTCATCCAGATAGTGCCTTAGTTTGAAAGAGACCCTGCCGGTATCCTTGAGATGGGCTTCAGCGCCGAAAACCATCGAATAAGGTTCCCTCCCTCTGTAATCCGCCTCAAAGACCAGACCGAGGCCTTTTGTGACCTTCCATCTTCCGGAAAACCGTATTTTGCGTTCAACGGGCTTCTGGGCACCGGATACCCTGATACCCAGTTCGTATTTTATCTGTCTGCCAGTGAATACCCCGGCTCTGGTCATGAACTCGAATGCCGAATCGGATTTCTTACTCAGCCTGTAGGAGAGTCTATACCTGCCGCTGATCTGCCATTTCCCCCGAAAAACAAGGGTATGTAGCTTTTTCCTTTTACGGACCATCCGGGCGCTTTCATATTCGTACACGATCGAGTGATCCTTGTTGATATCCCAGGCTCCCTTGAATATGAGCACGTCGTGCTTGCCCTTTTCTTTTTTCACCCTGAAATTCAACCGATTCCGGCTGTCGGCCTGCCACCTGCCCTTAAGCTCCAGAACGTAAGTAAAGGGTTCGTCCTTCTTTGACCGTGAAGACACTGCGAAAAGAAGAGCATTATCCCTTACATCGAGAATCTCCCCTCTTAAGGTAATCTTATCTCCCAGGGTTTTTCTTCCCTTCTTGTCAACCGTGAATCTCAGTTCATGCTTATCTGTAAGGCTCCATTCGCCTTTCAAACTGATCTGATGTGGAACATCCGCACCTGCATCTTCAGGAGACCTTACCTTATAGGTGAGGTTGTTGTCCTTGTCTGTGCTGAACCTACCTTCAATGACCTGTCTGAAACGCGGAAGACCGCTTTTTCTGCCCGATGCAAGGAGCACAAGCCGATTGTACGGGTCGATCTCGATCTTTTGTTTATACATATGTGTCCTCCGACTGGCTCATATCGCCCGTTTAGACAGCGACGTCCATCCCCATGGATATCCATCTTTTCTGCCAATAGCGATATGTCATCAGTATCGCATGGACGATTATGGATATATTCATCGACCACCATATGGACACAGCCCCAAGACCAAGTTCTATGCCCAGATAATAGCAAAGCGGAATTCGAATCAACCATATACTTATGAACATTATCAGCATAACGCTTCTTGTGTCACCTGCCCCGTTAAGGCCGCCGGCAAGTATAAGCCCCCAGGCGAGAAAAGGCTGGCCGATGAGGGCGATGTGGATATATTTGACACTTTCTCTGGTGACTATGGGGTTATCGGAAAGAAAAGAAGCTACATGGCGAGCATTTAGCATGACAAGGAGTATAATGGCTATCACCATGGCAACGCCCATGACGGCAGTTATGACGCCTCCACGGAAAGCGCCTTGTTTGTCCCTTATCCCCAGATGTCTGCCCACTATCACGGCAGCCCCCAGATTAAAAGCTATAGCAGGCAGAAATATCGCGGATTCTATCTTGAGACCGTTGGTCAGGGCGGCCATTATTTCGGTGTTATACCTGGGCAGCATGCCCAGGATAAGGAAAAGAACAAGATATCCAATTTGCAGGAAAGCCTGAAGCAAGCCTGACGGCCAGCTTATATTGAGCACTTCCTTAACTATCCTGATGGAGAAGCTGAATACCCCGGAAAGCCTTCCCGTGAAATATAAGGTGAGGGCCGCTCCGGTAAAGAGACTTATAACCGTAGCCACCGCTATTCCGTTCAGGCCTAGTGGCGTGCGGAAGGCGAGCAGAAAATTCAGAGCTATGTTCATCATGCAGACTATGGTCATTACCCAGAGGGATCTTTTGACCATACCGCATGCACGTAATATGCCGTTATTGTTCATCAGAACGTAATCGAACAGGAAAGCCAGAGAGTATATCCTCATGAACGGTATCGCAAGGGACTTGACCGGTAAAGGGATATTCACGCCGCTTATGATATTGCCGGACAGGAAAAAACCCAGGATAACGAATATTATACCCAGAGCGGCTGAAGTGCCCACGCAGGAAGCTACCGCCGATCTGAAAGCGTGTGTCCTTTCCGCGGAATAAAGCCGTGAGACGACAGAAACCGTGCCTATACTAAGAGCTATCCCGATGATTATGAACACAAAGTACAGCTGGAAGGAAAACCCGTAAGCCGCCTGCGCGGTCTTGCCGAATCTTCCGGCCACGTAAATATCCGCAAGGCCTATGAGGAACTCATAGAACATTATGAAGGTCATGGGCCAGCTCACGGACCAGCTCTCACGCGCGATGTCGCTTAAAGTATGGATCTTTGAAGCGTTATCGGAGTTCATTTTTTTTATTCAACCGGTTTACAGCCCGTCAGGCTCTGCGAATGTCCATCCGGAACCTTTTAAAAACGAAATACCCGAGCCCCAAAAGGCCGAACAATGCCAATAGACCGAAAAGGTAAAAAACAGTATCCACGCCCCAGTGGTCCATGAATATGCCCGCCAGCAGAGGGGTTATGGCTAATCCAACGCTTCTTGCCGTATTAATTATCCCCATCCAGGCCCCCATCCCGGCTTTGTGGCCTATAGTGACCGAAAGGCTGCTTATAGCCGGTACCGCTATAGCCGCTCCCAGCCCCACAAGAGAGCCCGCAACAAGCAGCGCGTCAAACCCGGGACAGAAAGGCATGGCGAAAAGAGCCGTCATGCCTATGGTAGTGCCTGATCCGATCTGTATGAACTTGCCTGCCCGGTCAAGCCTGTCGGAGAACCTGCCGAAAGGGACCTGGAGAACTCCGGCAAGGAATATTCCTATGGATATTATAATGCCTATGTGATCCGGGTCAACATCAACCAGAGTCGCAAGAGACGGAAGAAACGATATGAAAACCGCTGTGGTAAGGGTTATTAGAAGCGCGCTTAAAAGGACGGCTTTCACGAAATTGTAGCGCATAAGCGCTCTGAAGCCCCATTCCGCGGGATCGGACACGAGAACACCCTTGCTGTCCGGCAGAAAGAAAAGCACTATAAAAAATGTAAAGGCGCCTATGATCCCCATAAGATGAAATACCGCGTCGAAACCATAGTTCTCGCCGATAATACCTCCGAGAAAGGGTCCGGTGGCAAGCCCTATATAGAAAACCATGTTCAGTGTGCCCATCCTCAGACCTTCCCTGCCCTTTTCGGCGATCTCCCCGACATAGGCCATGACGATGGGCATGATCAGGCCTGCGGCAAGACCGTGAATAAGCCTTATCGCGGTCATTTCGTAGACGTTACGCGCGAGGGGATAAAAAAGCGATATGATCGTGAATATGAGCAGGCCCGAAGAGACAAAGACCTTCTTTCCGGTCTTGTCAGATACCCTGCCGACCAGGGGCATTATTATCGCCCGGGAAATCCCGAAACCGGCGAAGATCATTCCTATCCAGAAGCCGTTAGCCCCGTGCTTTTCTATGAAAGCCGGCATAAATGGCGAGATGATACCGAGACCGATGACCGCGGAGAACGCGCAAATAAGAAGGATACAATACGTGCTCTTTTTCATAAAGCGGGTTCTTCATAGGTAAGTTCTTCGTGACCGGGATCAACCACTCCTTGCGGCCCCTCGGGCATGCTGTCCAGGGCTTTGACCTGTTCCCGGTTGAGTATTTGCAAAAGTTCATCATGCGCAGAGACCATCTCCAGTTCCTTTTTTCGCATAAGCTGGTGCTTCTGCGCGATCAGTTCGTTTATCGCATCAAGGTCGAATTCCTCCCAGCTCATCGTGTTGATCTGAACGTCAAGCGTAGAGATCTTCTTGTTGAGCGGTTTGAGAGCGTTCTTTGCATTATTGCGAAGCTCGGTTATTTGCTGGACCTGTGAGTCCCTAAGAGAGAGTTTCTTTTTATTATTCAGTATTATGCCGATCCTTTCGAAGAACCTGCTCTCAAAGTCCCCCTTCGACCATATCCTTGAGATCTCTTCGTGAGTCTCTAGTATCTTTTTCGGAGCTTTTGCCGGACTTCTTTGCGCAAAAGACTGGGTACAAGCGCACATGCTGACAAGAACCGTTAAAGACCATATTACAAGCAGCTTCGCACTCTTCATGATTGCTCCTTTTACATTAGTATTTGACCGCAAAACCATCAAATTCCCCGGTGGCTTTTTCCCAGACGACCTCAACCTTATCAACTCTCGCTGAAGGAGGACCTTTGTAGAACCAGGAGATTATTTTATCTATATCGCTCTTTTCTCCCTCAACATAAGCCTCGACGCTTCCGTCCCACCGGTTCTTTATCCATCCAGTAAGCCCATAATGCTCGGCCATATCCCTCGCATTTGAACGGAAAAGAACTCCCTGTACCGCTCCGGATACAATAACATGCGCCCTGTCGATCTCCCTCAC of the Candidatus Omnitrophota bacterium genome contains:
- the trkA gene encoding Trk system potassium transporter TrkA, which codes for MNIIIVGAGNVGFNLAEYFSAIGHQITVVDQDRDLCDQVNSKLDVFVVPGLGSDPSVLAEAKIENAHMLIAVTSNDETNLLACNFAMQNGVAKRIARIKASIYTANVPNISLERVGVTSVIEPERGVVDRILQYVELPNVLETANFQSNKIYLRGYMVKEDMPIANKTLKEIKVMAGDSPMLVVAIARGDKDIPPTGDKILQPGDKIAAIMPRESFPVFREMINSKSSMMNKIVVSGNSITAIHLAEALRPFAKQVFLVDPDAEHGQYAASVLQGIDVFHGDSTNATILDEINVRGADCFIAAGKDAEDNIMSCLLAKAEGAQMVIAIRDDDRYSGLFDSIGLDHVINTREITLNSIIERIQTVSIGTYLKLRSTDTEVIRLEVRKKSSLIGKPLKQLDRDFKKSVIIGCIIRDEEVIIPWGETTIQEKDEALVFCQKEHLKRVHKLFNPSSKE
- a CDS encoding MFS transporter: MKKSTYCILLICAFSAVIGLGIISPFMPAFIEKHGANGFWIGMIFAGFGISRAIIMPLVGRVSDKTGKKVFVSSGLLIFTIISLFYPLARNVYEMTAIRLIHGLAAGLIMPIVMAYVGEIAEKGREGLRMGTLNMVFYIGLATGPFLGGIIGENYGFDAVFHLMGIIGAFTFFIVLFFLPDSKGVLVSDPAEWGFRALMRYNFVKAVLLSALLITLTTAVFISFLPSLATLVDVDPDHIGIIISIGIFLAGVLQVPFGRFSDRLDRAGKFIQIGSGTTIGMTALFAMPFCPGFDALLVAGSLVGLGAAIAVPAISSLSVTIGHKAGMGAWMGIINTARSVGLAITPLLAGIFMDHWGVDTVFYLFGLLALFGLLGLGYFVFKRFRMDIRRA
- a CDS encoding MATE family efflux transporter, whose protein sequence is MNSDNASKIHTLSDIARESWSVSWPMTFIMFYEFLIGLADIYVAGRFGKTAQAAYGFSFQLYFVFIIIGIALSIGTVSVVSRLYSAERTHAFRSAVASCVGTSAALGIIFVILGFFLSGNIISGVNIPLPVKSLAIPFMRIYSLAFLFDYVLMNNNGILRACGMVKRSLWVMTIVCMMNIALNFLLAFRTPLGLNGIAVATVISLFTGAALTLYFTGRLSGVFSFSIRIVKEVLNISWPSGLLQAFLQIGYLVLFLILGMLPRYNTEIMAALTNGLKIESAIFLPAIAFNLGAAVIVGRHLGIRDKQGAFRGGVITAVMGVAMVIAIILLVMLNARHVASFLSDNPIVTRESVKYIHIALIGQPFLAWGLILAGGLNGAGDTRSVMLIMFISIWLIRIPLCYYLGIELGLGAVSIWWSMNISIIVHAILMTYRYWQKRWISMGMDVAV
- a CDS encoding acylphosphatase: MREIDRAHVIVSGAVQGVLFRSNARDMAEHYGLTGWIKNRWDGSVEAYVEGEKSDIDKIISWFYKGPPSARVDKVEVVWEKATGEFDGFAVKY